The DNA region ACGATGACTTGGCTGGTTAATTCGGCGAAGAAACGTTCGACCATGTTCAGCCAGGATGAGGATGTCGGCCCATGTTTGGGGGAAGGTCTTGTAAGTCGTTGCGAGACAGTACCCGTCATTTCCAATTGGCACTACAGGGGCTATTTTTGCCCTTTGCGGTCGGCTACGGCTCCCGGGCAGAGATGCGTAAGGCGGAGAGGATTTGCCGGGCCTGATGATTCCCGGCGGTGACCCCGCGACGTTTTTCGCTTCCGAAGGAGAAGTCCACCAGATGGATGGTTCGGAGGGCAACCCAAGCTTGCTCGCTGGAGAAGGGTAGATTGGCCGCCTTGAGCTTCTTCTCCAGGAGCCGGTCGAGCAGGAAGGCTAAGGCGGCGACGAAGACGTGCGCCCGCACCCGTTGGGGATTGTGGTGGTAGATCGGAAGAAGCTCGAGCACGTCCTTGAGCTTCCGGAAGGCTCTTTCCACCTCGGAGAGCTCCTTGTAGGCCCGGACCGCCTCAAGCGGGGAGAGATCCTTTTCCTCGGTGAGGATCACGTACTCCCCTCCAGAAGCTTTTCGGTCTCCACCGGCTCTTCGGACACTTGGAGCTTGCCTGCCCGCAGACTCCAGCGGAAGTAGCGGTGGCCGCGATGGAGAGAGAGGATTCGGGCGACGGAGCTGCCGATCTCTTCCCGATTCCGAAGCTC from Methylacidimicrobium sp. AP8 includes:
- a CDS encoding transposase; this encodes MESAGRQAPSVRRAGGDRKASGGEYVILTEEKDLSPLEAVRAYKELSEVERAFRKLKDVLELLPIYHHNPQRVRAHVFVAALAFLLDRLLEKKLKAANLPFSSEQAWVALRTIHLVDFSFGSEKRRGVTAGNHQARQILSALRISAREP